Genomic window (Methanosphaera sp. WGK6):
GTTCTCGTTATATTACCTTTCGGATTATTTATTGCTATTTTCCAACCATTTATACAACCAGGTGAAATAATATATACTTTACCATTAGGTATTAACATTACAATAGAAGGTATTGTATTTGCAGAATTACTAATGGCAAGATTAATAATAAGTATAACATCAATTGTACTATTTTCATATATTACACCTATGAAGGATGTCGCTGAAGCATTTAGAAGATTACATTTTCCAAATGAATTTGCTATGATTTTTTCATTGTTTGTTAGATTCATATTTTTATTTTATGATGAACTTACAAGTATACGTCAATCACAGACCAGTAGATGCTTTGATTTTAGAAATAAAACACCTTACACATGGAAATTAAAACAAGTAGGTTATTTATTCCTTATGATGTTCTTAAGAGCATATGAACGTGGAGAAACTATTTATAATAGTATGGCAAGTAGAGGTTATACTTCAGAAAGTAAAATATATTCATCTAACAATAAATTATCATTAAATAGTATATTATACCTAATCATACCAATTATATTAATAATAACACTTTATTCACTACAATATTTTATGATAATTTAATTTTCTTATTTTTTTATCTACTTTGAAAATTTAACAATAAATATTATAAAAATTAAAAAACAAATATTATAATTAAATATATAAAGATAACTTTTTATCATTTCATATAATTTCTAACTAATAAATCAATGAGTGAAACAAATGGAATCTAAAATAAAAATAGATGATATTATAATATATAAAGGCGAAATGGGAGTAATAACATTTGAAGTAACAGATGAAAACAATAATCCTGTTGATGGTAAAGTTGTTATAAAACTAAACAAGAACACAATTGTGACTAGCAACCTTAAAGAAGATGGTACTTTTTCACAGAAATGTAATTTTAGTAAACTTCAAAATTCTGAATATGATATAGAAGTT
Coding sequences:
- the cbiQ gene encoding cobalt ECF transporter T component CbiQ, whose amino-acid sequence is MDELRQQEYLSNQDTVLHNIDSRIKLIVLVLIILFAVSSNNYITFIMLELYLISLILISRIPLKDALIRVLVILPFGLFIAIFQPFIQPGEIIYTLPLGINITIEGIVFAELLMARLIISITSIVLFSYITPMKDVAEAFRRLHFPNEFAMIFSLFVRFIFLFYDELTSIRQSQTSRCFDFRNKTPYTWKLKQVGYLFLMMFLRAYERGETIYNSMASRGYTSESKIYSSNNKLSLNSILYLIIPIILIITLYSLQYFMII